A genomic window from Vagococcus entomophilus includes:
- a CDS encoding zinc ribbon domain-containing protein YjdM, with protein MSTLPNCPNCNSEYTYEDRGLFVCPECAHEWSSDTDQEPEETGLVVKDSNGNMLSEGDNVTVIKDLKVKGSSTPLKMGTKVKNIRLVEGDHNIDCKIDGFGPMKLKSEFVKKN; from the coding sequence ATGTCAACTTTACCAAATTGTCCAAATTGTAACTCGGAGTATACTTATGAAGATCGAGGCTTGTTTGTTTGCCCCGAATGTGCACATGAGTGGTCATCTGATACAGACCAAGAACCAGAAGAAACTGGATTGGTAGTGAAAGATTCTAATGGAAACATGCTCTCAGAAGGAGACAATGTAACAGTTATCAAAGATTTGAAAGTAAAAGGAAGTTCGACCCCATTAAAAATGGGAACGAAAGTAAAAAATATTCGTTTGGTCGAAGGAGATCACAATATTGATTGTAAAATTGATGGTTTTGGTCCAATGAAATTAAAGTCTGAATTTGTTAAAAAGAATTAA
- a CDS encoding OsmC family protein, producing MELIQGKDGIELVHSMGNWKLKKEIGFSPVEALVASIAACGTYVYQSILKKSEIGYVLLDVSVTYERSQELKAQPLQLVQIEFKMKIAEENQERAIRALELINRNCPVVQSLNDGVKVCEKLIFA from the coding sequence ATGGAACTGATACAAGGGAAAGACGGTATTGAATTGGTTCATAGTATGGGAAATTGGAAGCTGAAAAAAGAGATTGGCTTTTCACCAGTTGAAGCGTTAGTGGCAAGTATTGCGGCTTGTGGAACCTATGTCTATCAGTCCATTTTAAAAAAATCAGAAATTGGCTATGTACTTCTGGATGTAAGTGTGACTTACGAACGTTCTCAAGAGTTAAAAGCACAACCTTTACAATTGGTTCAAATTGAGTTCAAAATGAAAATTGCAGAAGAAAACCAAGAACGTGCCATTCGTGCACTTGAGTTGATTAACCGAAATTGTCCAGTTGTTCAATCGTTAAATGATGGTGTAAAAGTTTGTGAAAAATTAATTTTTGCGTAG
- a CDS encoding TPM domain-containing protein gives MKKTFIALFFGVFFFFLPASVQAADTRIIDQANLFTSEQKQSLETSVQAVKKSVNMDLVIVTTNSTNGKSYTEYADDYYDQNGYGVGKNKSGALLLIDMKNRQIQISTAGKMVAYLTDKRINTLLTRLQTPLRENNPAKGVELFLEGVDSYYQKGIPNGKSYDEQTGKILRVHSLSPLKIFVAFLIGGIAAGIFYFSILRRYQLKSGTYTYPYREKGDLTLEDQQDLLVDTFMTTRIIPKNNDSDGGGSSTHMSSGGQSHGGGGTSF, from the coding sequence ATGAAAAAGACATTTATTGCTCTGTTTTTCGGGGTTTTCTTCTTTTTTCTTCCTGCAAGTGTTCAAGCGGCAGATACTCGTATCATAGACCAAGCGAACTTGTTTACCAGTGAACAAAAACAATCACTAGAAACTAGTGTTCAAGCGGTTAAAAAATCAGTCAATATGGATCTCGTAATTGTCACTACGAATAGCACAAATGGCAAAAGTTATACGGAGTATGCAGATGATTATTATGATCAAAATGGCTATGGAGTTGGAAAAAATAAAAGTGGCGCCTTACTATTGATTGATATGAAAAATCGACAAATCCAAATTTCAACTGCTGGTAAAATGGTTGCCTATCTTACTGATAAGCGTATCAATACCTTATTGACACGTTTACAAACTCCGCTTCGTGAAAATAATCCAGCAAAAGGAGTAGAACTATTTCTTGAAGGCGTTGACTCATACTACCAAAAAGGCATTCCCAACGGAAAAAGTTACGATGAACAGACTGGAAAAATACTTCGAGTTCACTCTTTATCCCCACTCAAAATTTTTGTTGCATTCCTTATCGGTGGCATCGCAGCAGGTATTTTTTATTTTAGTATCCTAAGAAGATATCAACTAAAATCTGGGACCTACACTTATCCTTACCGAGAGAAAGGCGATTTGACACTCGAAGATCAACAAGACCTGTTAGTTGATACCTTTATGACCACCAGAATTATTCCTAAAAACAATGACTCTGATGGTGGTGGAAGTTCTACTCACATGTCGAGTGGTGGCCAGTCTCACGGAGGCGGCGGTACAAGCTTTTAA
- a CDS encoding SPFH domain-containing protein, whose product MGLIKAATSAVGGGLADQWLEVIEPDELSGSTVMTSGVAVRQNDRRGSNKKGTEGVISDGSVIHVYPNTMMLLVDGGKIIDYTAEEGYYTVDNQKAPSMFTGNLKSAIEESFSRFKFGGVTPQKQTVYYINLQEIKGIKFGTSSPLNYFDNFYNAELFLRAHGNYSIRIVDPILFFKEAIPRNLDTVDISDINEQYLAEFLTALQTSINQMSAAGERISYVPSKSMELSKYMANVLDEDWRSMRGMEIVSVAVASISYTDDSTKLINMRNQGAMLGDPSIREGFVQGSIAKGMENAGSNPNGSMAGFMGMNAGMNATGGFFAQASESNQQQIQAQNEQRAAQHQEPQASGGIQMRCSACKQVVTITSKLPKFCPECGQPFQGLPLD is encoded by the coding sequence ATGGGTCTTATAAAAGCAGCAACAAGTGCAGTTGGAGGCGGTTTGGCTGATCAATGGCTAGAGGTCATTGAACCAGATGAACTTTCCGGCTCGACCGTTATGACATCTGGCGTAGCCGTTCGCCAAAATGATCGTCGTGGCTCTAACAAAAAGGGGACCGAGGGCGTCATCTCTGATGGTTCTGTTATTCATGTCTATCCAAACACAATGATGTTATTAGTAGATGGCGGTAAGATTATTGATTATACTGCTGAAGAAGGTTACTACACTGTGGATAATCAAAAAGCGCCTTCCATGTTTACCGGAAACCTCAAAAGTGCGATTGAGGAATCGTTTAGCCGGTTCAAGTTCGGCGGTGTCACTCCTCAAAAACAAACTGTTTATTATATTAATTTACAAGAAATCAAAGGCATCAAATTTGGGACAAGTAGCCCCCTTAACTATTTTGATAATTTTTACAATGCTGAATTGTTTTTACGTGCTCACGGCAACTACTCAATTCGAATTGTCGATCCTATATTATTTTTTAAAGAAGCCATTCCAAGGAATTTAGACACTGTCGATATTAGTGACATCAATGAACAATACCTTGCTGAATTTTTGACAGCTCTTCAAACTTCGATCAACCAAATGTCCGCTGCAGGCGAGCGTATCTCTTACGTTCCTTCAAAAAGTATGGAATTAAGTAAGTATATGGCGAATGTGTTGGACGAAGACTGGCGCTCTATGCGAGGAATGGAAATCGTCTCGGTTGCTGTAGCGAGTATTTCTTACACCGACGATTCAACTAAATTAATCAACATGCGCAACCAAGGGGCGATGCTCGGGGATCCATCTATCCGTGAAGGATTTGTTCAAGGCTCAATTGCCAAAGGCATGGAAAACGCCGGCTCTAATCCTAATGGAAGCATGGCCGGATTTATGGGAATGAATGCAGGAATGAATGCTACTGGTGGATTTTTTGCACAAGCTTCCGAAAGCAATCAGCAACAAATTCAGGCACAAAACGAGCAACGAGCAGCACAGCACCAAGAACCACAAGCTTCTGGTGGTATACAAATGCGCTGTAGCGCTTGCAAACAGGTCGTTACTATCACGAGTAAGTTACCAAAATTTTGCCCTGAGTGTGGGCAACCATTTCAAGGTTTACCATTAGATTAA
- a CDS encoding MFS transporter — protein sequence MSTNNHHSFYDKSFGNRHALIFGFVSVFLIAIGFSIVNPVVPFLVKPYVLDTKQQAFFVTLLTSVYAGCMFLSAPVLGAISDRYGRRPILLTSLLGSAIGLFIFGLGGKLWVLFLGRIIEGISGGSIGMIFAYFADITPSNQRTKYFGWASAIAGIGSVMGPTIGGILSSLFSNQVPFYFGAILTLVNVGYGAFFMPESLKEENRLLSLTLKKFNPFLQLAQVFSLKMVGRLLFSGLLLWIPNGAMQAILAQFIVDIFHSRALIIGFIFSIMGLQDIISQAFFMPQLLKKFHDRQIVYIGIFAEIVGYVCIGLSASFVSFPLFILGMFFFGFGDSVLSPAFNGLLSKSAQSNEQGSVQGGSQAVQSLARIIGPIAGGQAYLVVSQAAPAYFGVVFLLAAMFVLLKKK from the coding sequence ATGTCAACAAATAATCATCATTCTTTCTATGATAAAAGTTTTGGTAACAGACATGCACTAATATTTGGATTTGTTTCGGTCTTTTTGATTGCAATTGGTTTTAGTATTGTAAATCCTGTGGTTCCTTTTCTAGTCAAACCTTATGTTTTGGACACCAAGCAACAGGCCTTTTTTGTAACGCTACTTACGTCTGTTTATGCAGGCTGTATGTTTCTTTCTGCTCCTGTACTAGGGGCAATCAGTGACCGCTACGGTAGAAGACCAATCTTACTCACTAGTCTGTTGGGCTCGGCAATCGGATTGTTTATTTTTGGATTAGGGGGGAAGCTCTGGGTTCTGTTTTTAGGCCGCATAATTGAGGGGATATCAGGTGGCAGCATCGGGATGATTTTTGCCTACTTTGCAGATATTACTCCGAGCAATCAAAGGACTAAGTATTTTGGCTGGGCAAGTGCGATTGCAGGGATTGGTTCTGTTATGGGACCGACTATAGGGGGAATCCTAAGTAGTTTATTTAGCAATCAAGTCCCCTTTTATTTTGGTGCAATTCTAACGTTAGTCAATGTTGGATATGGTGCTTTCTTTATGCCGGAAAGTTTAAAAGAAGAAAATCGTTTGCTGAGCCTGACTCTAAAAAAGTTCAATCCGTTTTTACAATTAGCACAGGTGTTTTCACTAAAAATGGTCGGTCGCTTACTCTTTTCAGGTTTGTTATTGTGGATTCCAAATGGGGCCATGCAGGCGATTTTGGCTCAGTTCATCGTAGATATTTTTCATTCTAGAGCATTAATCATTGGCTTTATTTTTTCGATAATGGGGTTACAAGATATCATTTCTCAAGCTTTTTTCATGCCTCAATTATTAAAAAAATTTCATGATCGGCAGATTGTTTATATTGGGATTTTTGCTGAAATAGTAGGATATGTATGTATTGGGTTGTCAGCGTCCTTTGTTTCATTTCCGCTCTTTATTCTAGGCATGTTTTTCTTTGGGTTTGGTGATTCTGTTTTGTCTCCTGCTTTTAATGGCTTACTTTCAAAGTCGGCTCAGTCAAACGAACAGGGCAGCGTGCAAGGTGGTAGCCAAGCCGTTCAATCGTTGGCTAGAATTATTGGACCAATTGCAGGAGGGCAAGCTTATTTGGTTGTGAGCCAGGCGGCCCCCGCTTACTTTGGTGTTGTCTTTTTACTTGCGGCTATGTTCGTTCTTTTAAAGAAAAAATAG
- a CDS encoding MarR family winged helix-turn-helix transcriptional regulator, whose product MGKEEQMMLEIRQVFNKMAWLNKLKMEKALAGHSPSEVHCIEYIGKHPETNVTQLATAFFMTKGAISKLTQKLINKKLIVRYQKKENKKEVYFCLTDKGHEIFDIHEKLHQEFRQRDKEILDELTPEQIDKVLSFTERYSQHLDLEIAKKQFPDNK is encoded by the coding sequence ATGGGCAAAGAAGAACAAATGATGTTGGAAATAAGGCAAGTATTTAATAAAATGGCTTGGCTCAACAAATTAAAGATGGAAAAAGCTTTAGCGGGGCACAGTCCGTCTGAGGTTCATTGTATTGAATATATCGGCAAACATCCGGAAACGAATGTGACGCAGTTGGCAACAGCTTTTTTTATGACGAAGGGGGCTATTAGTAAACTAACGCAAAAGCTGATCAATAAAAAATTAATTGTCCGTTATCAAAAAAAAGAGAATAAAAAAGAAGTCTATTTTTGTTTAACCGATAAAGGGCATGAAATATTTGATATCCATGAAAAATTGCACCAAGAATTTCGTCAGCGAGATAAAGAAATATTGGATGAGCTCACACCAGAGCAAATTGACAAGGTATTAAGTTTTACAGAACGCTACAGTCAGCATTTGGACCTCGAAATAGCAAAAAAGCAATTTCCTGACAATAAATAG
- the dnaX gene encoding DNA polymerase III subunit gamma/tau codes for MAYQALYRVWRSQRFGDVVGQKTVTQTLKNAIVQQKISHAYLFTGPRGTGKTSAAKIFAKAVNCHHAVDGEPCNECEICRSITEGSCSDVIEIDAASNNGVEEIRDIREKVKYAPTQADYKVYIIDEVHMLSTGAFNALLKTLEEPPKNVIFILATTEPHKIPATIISRTQRFDFRRIATQDIVEHMRFILEELKIKYEDQALYVIARAAEGGMRDALSILDQGISFSEEGLTVSSAMQVTGSLTHEMMDHYLECCVDGSVEQALEVLEVLLNEGKEGSRFLEDLLLYCRDLLMFQQAPKLLEEKSGQTTEKFQILAKTMPVETIYHFINILNETQGELKFSNHPNIYLEVATVKLATGTKAASTLQLSDKQVASTESEHVSQEILELQQTIQKLAAEVKHLKEQGVASTGAAPTSNQSQPHSKKATIQKYRVPKERVYQVLSQATREHLIKVKEVWEDVLDLLLVTQRAVLKASDVVAASPNGMVVSFDYEILCQRASEDTELQDSLQAALEKLAHYTPAIVCIPSESWGGLRKEFLSQNQSDKSIQYTTVPEENTQEQTVQEESRHVVEEAVNLFGQNSVEVLDD; via the coding sequence ATGGCTTATCAAGCGTTATACCGAGTATGGCGTTCCCAACGTTTTGGGGATGTTGTTGGACAAAAAACGGTCACGCAAACTTTGAAAAATGCAATTGTTCAACAAAAAATTTCTCATGCCTATCTATTCACAGGACCTAGAGGAACAGGGAAGACAAGCGCGGCAAAAATTTTTGCCAAGGCTGTCAATTGCCATCATGCAGTTGATGGGGAACCATGTAACGAGTGTGAGATATGCCGCTCTATTACTGAGGGTAGCTGTAGCGATGTGATTGAGATTGATGCGGCAAGTAATAACGGAGTAGAAGAAATTCGTGATATTCGTGAAAAGGTCAAATATGCACCGACACAAGCAGACTATAAAGTCTATATTATTGATGAGGTTCATATGCTTTCTACTGGGGCATTTAATGCGTTACTAAAGACGCTAGAAGAACCACCCAAAAATGTGATTTTTATATTAGCCACAACTGAACCACATAAAATTCCAGCGACGATTATTTCTAGAACACAGCGTTTCGATTTTAGACGAATAGCTACTCAAGATATTGTCGAACATATGCGCTTTATACTAGAAGAATTAAAGATTAAGTACGAGGATCAGGCGTTGTATGTGATTGCTCGAGCTGCTGAGGGTGGAATGCGCGATGCACTGAGCATTTTGGACCAAGGAATCTCGTTTAGTGAAGAAGGCTTAACGGTCTCAAGTGCCATGCAAGTAACGGGAAGTTTGACACACGAGATGATGGATCATTATCTTGAATGTTGCGTGGATGGAAGTGTTGAGCAAGCTTTAGAAGTTCTAGAGGTCTTATTAAATGAAGGAAAAGAAGGTAGTCGGTTTTTAGAGGACTTATTGCTGTACTGTCGTGATTTATTGATGTTCCAACAAGCACCTAAATTGCTTGAAGAAAAATCAGGACAAACCACTGAAAAGTTTCAAATTTTGGCCAAAACTATGCCAGTTGAAACCATTTATCACTTTATTAATATTTTAAATGAAACACAAGGAGAATTGAAATTTAGTAACCATCCCAATATTTATTTAGAGGTTGCCACAGTCAAACTCGCTACTGGGACAAAAGCGGCGTCTACGTTACAGCTATCAGATAAACAGGTGGCAAGCACTGAAAGTGAGCATGTCTCTCAAGAAATTTTGGAGTTACAACAGACGATTCAAAAATTAGCAGCAGAGGTTAAGCACTTAAAAGAACAAGGAGTAGCGAGTACGGGTGCTGCTCCAACGTCTAATCAAAGTCAACCACACAGTAAAAAAGCGACTATACAAAAATATAGAGTGCCAAAAGAGCGTGTCTATCAGGTTCTATCACAAGCAACAAGAGAGCATTTAATCAAGGTGAAAGAGGTTTGGGAAGATGTGCTTGATTTGCTTTTGGTCACGCAACGAGCGGTGTTAAAAGCAAGTGATGTTGTCGCTGCAAGTCCGAATGGGATGGTGGTGTCGTTTGATTATGAAATTTTGTGCCAACGGGCTTCGGAGGATACAGAATTACAAGATTCATTGCAAGCTGCGCTTGAAAAGCTTGCACACTATACGCCAGCGATTGTTTGTATTCCAAGCGAGTCCTGGGGTGGGCTGAGAAAGGAATTTTTAAGCCAAAATCAATCAGATAAATCAATTCAATATACAACTGTACCAGAAGAAAATACACAAGAACAAACTGTGCAAGAAGAATCAAGGCATGTGGTCGAAGAAGCAGTCAATCTCTTTGGCCAAAACAGTGTGGAAGTATTGGATGATTAA
- a CDS encoding TFIIB-type zinc ribbon-containing protein, translated as MSETVITHKCPNCDGPLLFDPKNQLFHCEYCGNTYTEADLFIQKKPTDSVATETKEPTNSTTFSSQQAGAGEASLFLCPSCGAEIVTDATTAATYCYYCHNPVVLSGRLSGEFLPQSLVPFQITKEEATENFLSWTRKKKFIPKDFFSKKQVENLTGVYFPYWNVHAELTGELSALANSVSVWVVGDVEYTQTKKFSLFRKGAISFKDLTKNALSKNTPQKMVEAVQPFTLEEALPFQTEYLAGFQAEKRDIEYASMDEEVKHELNHYSAELLSDTIYGYTTVFQRESSVDLIKQQQDYVLLPVWLVTYRSKGSDKKVYYYAMNGQTGKVSGVLPINKLKLGLFSAGVFLSVLILALIVGYLL; from the coding sequence ATGAGCGAAACTGTAATCACACATAAATGTCCCAATTGTGACGGTCCTTTACTTTTTGATCCTAAAAATCAACTGTTTCATTGCGAGTACTGTGGCAACACTTATACCGAAGCTGATTTGTTCATTCAAAAAAAACCTACAGACTCTGTCGCAACAGAAACTAAAGAACCAACTAACTCTACCACCTTTAGTTCACAACAAGCTGGTGCAGGTGAAGCCTCTTTATTTTTATGCCCTAGTTGTGGTGCTGAAATTGTCACTGATGCAACTACCGCAGCAACTTACTGCTACTATTGCCATAATCCAGTAGTTCTTTCTGGAAGACTCAGTGGCGAGTTTTTGCCTCAATCTTTAGTTCCTTTTCAAATTACCAAAGAAGAAGCAACTGAAAATTTTTTATCTTGGACAAGGAAGAAAAAGTTCATTCCAAAAGATTTTTTCAGCAAAAAACAAGTTGAAAATTTGACGGGGGTCTATTTTCCCTATTGGAACGTTCACGCAGAGCTAACAGGCGAATTATCTGCTTTAGCCAATTCTGTCAGTGTTTGGGTAGTGGGCGATGTGGAATATACTCAAACGAAAAAGTTTTCCCTTTTTCGTAAGGGAGCTATTTCGTTTAAAGACTTAACCAAAAATGCATTATCAAAAAATACGCCACAAAAAATGGTTGAAGCAGTCCAGCCGTTCACTCTTGAAGAAGCCCTTCCCTTTCAAACTGAATATCTGGCTGGATTTCAGGCCGAAAAAAGAGATATCGAATATGCTAGTATGGATGAAGAAGTCAAGCACGAGCTTAACCATTACTCAGCAGAGCTACTTTCTGATACGATTTATGGCTATACAACGGTTTTTCAGCGAGAATCCTCTGTTGATTTAATCAAACAACAGCAAGATTATGTCTTACTCCCTGTTTGGCTGGTCACGTACCGCAGTAAAGGGTCTGATAAAAAAGTCTACTATTATGCAATGAATGGCCAAACCGGAAAGGTAAGCGGAGTTTTACCCATTAACAAACTAAAACTCGGATTATTTTCTGCTGGCGTTTTTCTGAGCGTTCTTATTTTAGCTTTGATTGTGGGGTATTTATTATGA
- the tadA gene encoding tRNA adenosine(34) deaminase TadA, giving the protein MERTSTLTEEEKEFFMNEAINEAYKAQTQQEVPIGAVVVLDGQIIGRGHNLREKTRDATSHAEMQAIRQACQHVANWRLEKAQLFVTLEPCPMCSGAMILSRVSEVYFGASDQKAGTAGTLMNLLQDDRFNHVAYVESGILEEKCGQLLTNFFQVLRRRKKEEKMKKRLDI; this is encoded by the coding sequence ATGGAAAGGACCTCAACGTTAACAGAGGAAGAAAAAGAATTTTTCATGAATGAAGCAATTAACGAAGCGTACAAAGCACAAACACAGCAAGAGGTACCAATCGGCGCTGTTGTTGTTCTGGATGGGCAAATTATTGGTCGGGGACATAATCTAAGAGAAAAAACGAGAGATGCTACAAGCCATGCTGAAATGCAAGCAATACGTCAAGCTTGTCAACATGTAGCTAATTGGCGTCTTGAAAAAGCCCAATTGTTTGTAACGCTAGAACCTTGTCCCATGTGTAGTGGTGCGATGATACTTTCTAGAGTTTCTGAGGTTTATTTTGGTGCAAGTGATCAAAAAGCAGGTACAGCAGGAACGTTAATGAATTTATTGCAAGATGACAGATTCAATCACGTGGCTTATGTAGAGTCTGGAATTTTGGAGGAAAAGTGTGGGCAGCTGCTGACTAATTTTTTTCAAGTATTGAGACGACGAAAAAAAGAAGAAAAGATGAAAAAAAGACTGGATATCTAG
- a CDS encoding glycoside hydrolase family 1 protein: MENNKFPKGFLWGGATAANQLEGAYLTDGKGLSVADTMPGGKKKFEVLKSKEFVWTIDEATYYYPNHQGINHYHHYKEDIALFAEMGFKCYRLSIAWSRIFPKGDEQEPNQAGLEFYDQLFDECLKYNIKPVVTISHYEMPLHLVTKYGGWKNRQLVKFYEHYARVILTRYHKKVHYWMTFNEINGAFHFPALSQGLVPSNGSLDKQMIFQAFHHQFVASSLAVKIAHELDPNLKIGCMILYATTYAFDSNPKNQLAALQENQEMNYYCTDVQVRGEYPTFSKRLWRKYGVEQPQFEEGDLALLRDYPVDYIGFSYYMSTVVDKVSTTATSVSGNLLGGVANPFLKASEWGWQIDPTGLRIALNELYDRYKKPLFIVENGLGAFDQPDEHYYVADDYRIDYLRSHIETMAEAIEDGVDLIGYTPWGCIDLVSASTGEMSKRYGFIYVDLDDQGQGSFARYRKKSFYWYKNIITTNGADLK, encoded by the coding sequence ATGGAAAACAACAAATTTCCAAAAGGATTTTTATGGGGTGGCGCAACAGCAGCCAACCAGTTAGAAGGAGCTTATTTAACGGATGGAAAGGGACTGTCAGTAGCAGATACGATGCCTGGTGGAAAGAAAAAATTTGAAGTTTTAAAAAGCAAAGAGTTTGTCTGGACAATTGATGAGGCAACTTATTATTATCCAAATCACCAAGGGATTAATCATTACCACCACTACAAAGAAGATATTGCTTTGTTTGCTGAAATGGGCTTTAAATGCTATAGACTGTCGATTGCATGGAGTCGGATTTTTCCTAAAGGAGATGAACAAGAACCAAATCAAGCTGGACTAGAATTTTATGATCAACTTTTCGATGAATGTCTGAAGTATAATATTAAACCAGTTGTGACAATATCACATTATGAAATGCCCCTGCATTTGGTCACCAAATATGGAGGCTGGAAAAATCGTCAATTAGTCAAATTCTATGAGCATTATGCACGGGTAATCTTGACTCGTTATCATAAAAAAGTACATTATTGGATGACGTTCAATGAAATTAATGGTGCCTTTCATTTCCCAGCACTCAGTCAAGGGCTAGTCCCATCAAATGGTTCATTAGACAAGCAAATGATTTTTCAGGCATTCCATCACCAATTTGTAGCAAGCAGCTTAGCTGTAAAAATCGCGCATGAGCTTGATCCTAATTTGAAAATTGGGTGTATGATTCTTTACGCAACCACCTATGCTTTTGATTCGAATCCTAAAAACCAGTTAGCAGCATTACAAGAAAATCAGGAAATGAACTACTATTGCACGGATGTTCAAGTTAGAGGAGAGTATCCCACTTTTTCAAAACGTTTATGGAGAAAATATGGAGTTGAACAACCGCAATTCGAAGAGGGAGACTTGGCGCTACTAAGAGATTATCCAGTAGACTATATTGGATTTAGTTATTATATGTCAACAGTAGTGGATAAGGTAAGCACAACAGCAACAAGTGTCTCAGGCAATTTACTAGGAGGAGTAGCAAACCCATTCTTAAAAGCTAGTGAATGGGGGTGGCAAATCGATCCAACAGGCCTAAGGATTGCGCTAAATGAATTGTATGATCGTTACAAAAAGCCCCTTTTCATCGTAGAAAATGGGTTGGGTGCGTTTGATCAACCGGATGAGCACTACTATGTAGCGGATGATTATAGAATTGATTATTTGCGTTCACATATCGAGACGATGGCGGAAGCAATTGAAGATGGCGTGGACTTGATTGGCTATACTCCCTGGGGATGTATTGATTTAGTTAGTGCTTCTACAGGAGAAATGTCAAAACGTTATGGCTTTATTTATGTTGATCTAGACGATCAGGGACAGGGAAGTTTTGCACGGTATCGAAAAAAATCATTTTATTGGTATAAGAATATTATTACAACTAATGGAGCTGATTTAAAATAA
- a CDS encoding zinc metallopeptidase has protein sequence MGSFYFGFDRTFILVIIGMLLSMAASGYVNYTYQKYSKVRNKKGYTGEDAARFILNYSGIHNVGVQQISGDLTDNYNAQTKVLSLSQAVGPSSSVAALGVAAHECGHAVQDQVNYTPLKLRASLVPVANIGSTVSIPLIILGVILGGSSLLINIGIFCFSLAFLFQVVTLPVEFNASRRALAILKEGNILDAEELPMARQVLIAAALTYVAAAVATLLQLVRLIILFGGNRRDD, from the coding sequence ATGGGAAGTTTTTACTTTGGCTTTGATCGAACGTTTATTTTAGTGATTATTGGGATGCTCTTATCCATGGCAGCATCAGGATATGTGAATTATACTTACCAAAAATACAGCAAAGTTCGCAACAAAAAGGGGTACACAGGAGAAGATGCTGCACGTTTTATTTTAAATTATTCTGGCATTCATAATGTTGGTGTGCAACAAATATCGGGTGATTTGACCGATAATTATAATGCACAAACAAAAGTGCTGAGTCTCTCCCAAGCTGTCGGACCCTCTAGTTCTGTGGCAGCTCTTGGTGTGGCAGCGCATGAATGTGGACATGCAGTACAAGACCAAGTGAATTATACACCGCTAAAATTGCGTGCAAGTCTGGTTCCAGTAGCGAACATAGGATCAACAGTTTCTATTCCATTAATTATTTTAGGAGTCATATTGGGAGGGAGCTCTCTTTTGATCAATATTGGGATTTTCTGTTTTTCTTTAGCGTTTTTATTCCAGGTCGTAACGTTGCCTGTAGAGTTTAATGCTTCAAGGCGGGCTCTTGCCATTTTAAAAGAAGGAAATATTTTAGATGCAGAAGAATTACCTATGGCGCGCCAAGTGTTGATTGCGGCAGCCCTAACATATGTAGCTGCTGCGGTAGCTACATTGTTGCAGTTAGTAAGGTTAATTATTCTTTTTGGCGGAAATCGTAGAGATGACTAG
- a CDS encoding YbaB/EbfC family nucleoid-associated protein yields the protein MMRGMGNMQGMMKQVQKMQKEMEAAQATLNAKEFTGEASNGLVTATFTGDKKMTDLVIKPELIDPEDPDMLQDLMIVAVNDALAKISKETEATMGKYAKGIPGL from the coding sequence ATGATGCGTGGAATGGGAAATATGCAAGGAATGATGAAACAAGTTCAAAAGATGCAAAAGGAAATGGAGGCGGCACAAGCTACTCTAAACGCCAAAGAGTTTACAGGGGAAGCGAGCAATGGTCTCGTAACAGCCACATTTACAGGAGATAAAAAAATGACAGACTTGGTCATTAAGCCAGAGTTGATTGATCCAGAAGATCCAGATATGCTCCAAGACTTAATGATTGTTGCAGTGAATGATGCATTAGCTAAAATTTCAAAAGAGACAGAAGCAACAATGGGAAAATATGCAAAAGGGATTCCAGGATTATAG